From a single Artemia franciscana chromosome 9, ASM3288406v1, whole genome shotgun sequence genomic region:
- the LOC136031557 gene encoding uncharacterized protein LOC136031557 produces MVRFRKGNGCVDQVFTLRLIIEKFLRCQTPLVLSFFDYEQAFDSADRRALAKVLSLYGIPDKYIKVIYAMYGNNTAAVKVGNEVSSWFCIKSGVKQGCVLFPFIWIILMDFDLWSTGRHLETTESNGEEKLF; encoded by the coding sequence atggTGCGGTTTAGAAAAGGTAacggatgtgtcgaccaagttttcactcttaggttaataattgagaagttccttcgttgtcaaacacctttggtacTCAGTTTtttcgattatgagcaagcctTCGATtctgctgatagaagagctttagcaaaggtcttatccttatatggtataccagacaaatacattaaagtgatttatGCTATGTACgggaataatactgctgcggttaaggtaggaaatgaggttagcagctggttttgtattaaatcaggagttaagcagggttgtgttctattcccctttatatggatcattttgatggacttcgacTTATGGAGCACAGGAAGACATTTGGAGACCACGGagtcaaatggggaggaaaaactcttctga